In one window of Cytophagaceae bacterium ABcell3 DNA:
- a CDS encoding IS66 family transposase yields the protein MLAEGIDYKEKYEEAMSEIALLKFELKELKRLIYGTKSERFVPSSAPEQLNLGLGEEQATAPEKEEVVRFKRVKKETARKHPGRLPIPAHVPRVEEIVEPEEDTSGMKKIGEEVTEVLEYTTGKFHVRKIVRPKYAKPEGEGVAIGELPYRAIEKGIAGASLVAFLVVSKYVDHLPLYRQIQIFKREGLNFPSSTMSDWVKQGVNKLKILYELHKKRTLQAGYLMADETPIKVLDKDKKSKIHRGYYWVYYDPVGKQVLFDYRPGRGSEGPSDILKGFQGYLQCDGYNVYDMFANIKGITLFHCMAHARRMFEKALDNDKENAEHALKEFQKLYDIERKAREAGMSFEERKESRLDAKTTLDDLEEWMKNLYPNIAPRSPIGKALEYSLSRWERLSIYLEDGKLEIDNNLVENSIRPVAIGRKNYLFAGSHDAAQRAAQIYSLVASCKINGVNPLEWMKDVLERIDNHPVNRLEELLPGKWVKL from the coding sequence ATGCTTGCCGAAGGTATAGACTATAAAGAAAAATATGAGGAGGCGATGTCCGAGATCGCACTTTTGAAGTTTGAGCTCAAAGAGCTGAAGCGCCTCATATATGGCACCAAAAGCGAGCGTTTTGTGCCTTCGTCCGCACCGGAACAGTTAAACCTGGGACTTGGTGAAGAGCAGGCAACTGCCCCTGAAAAAGAGGAGGTCGTCAGGTTTAAGCGTGTCAAAAAAGAAACAGCCCGCAAGCACCCGGGCCGCCTCCCTATACCGGCACATGTACCAAGGGTGGAAGAGATTGTTGAGCCTGAAGAAGATACCTCAGGCATGAAAAAAATTGGGGAAGAGGTGACAGAGGTTCTTGAATATACCACCGGAAAGTTTCATGTGCGCAAAATTGTACGCCCGAAATACGCAAAACCTGAAGGGGAGGGTGTTGCCATTGGAGAATTGCCATACAGGGCGATAGAGAAAGGGATAGCCGGAGCAAGCCTTGTCGCTTTCCTTGTTGTCAGCAAGTATGTTGACCACCTTCCTTTATACCGCCAGATACAGATATTTAAGAGAGAAGGCCTTAATTTTCCTTCTTCCACAATGTCAGACTGGGTAAAACAAGGGGTAAACAAGCTTAAAATCTTATACGAACTGCATAAAAAGAGGACACTGCAAGCCGGTTACCTGATGGCAGACGAGACACCCATAAAAGTTCTCGACAAGGATAAAAAAAGTAAAATCCACCGGGGGTATTACTGGGTATATTATGACCCTGTCGGGAAACAGGTGCTGTTCGACTATCGTCCCGGGCGCGGGAGCGAAGGGCCATCAGATATACTGAAGGGTTTTCAGGGATACCTGCAATGTGACGGGTATAACGTATATGATATGTTTGCCAACATCAAGGGCATAACATTGTTCCATTGTATGGCACATGCCAGAAGGATGTTTGAGAAAGCATTGGACAATGACAAAGAAAATGCAGAACATGCCTTGAAAGAATTTCAGAAGTTATATGATATTGAGCGTAAAGCAAGGGAGGCCGGGATGTCTTTTGAAGAAAGAAAGGAATCAAGGCTTGATGCAAAAACAACATTGGACGACCTGGAAGAATGGATGAAAAACCTGTACCCTAATATTGCCCCTAGGAGTCCTATTGGAAAGGCGCTCGAATACTCCTTGAGCAGATGGGAAAGGCTCTCCATATATCTTGAGGATGGCAAGCTGGAGATAGATAACAATCTGGTGGAAAACTCAATAAGGCCAGTAGCCATAGGAAGGAAAAATTATCTGTTTGCCGGTTCACATGATGCTGCCCAGAGAGCCGCCCAAATATACTCGCTTGTGGCAAGCTGCAAAATCAACGGTGTAAACCCATTGGAATGGATGAAAGATGTTCTGGAAAGAATAGACAATCACCCGGTAAACAGGCTGGAAGAACTGCTACCCGGGAAGTGGGTAAAATTATAA
- the tnpB gene encoding IS66 family insertion sequence element accessory protein TnpB (TnpB, as the term is used for proteins encoded by IS66 family insertion elements, is considered an accessory protein, since TnpC, encoded by a neighboring gene, is a DDE family transposase.): protein MLSLSHQCRYFLYSGKTDMRKGFDSLSGIVRSKLNENPMNGDIFIFLNRNRNHVKLLLWEGDGFSMYHKRLERGTYEIPVHCKNVTKSEISASVLQLVLQGISLESVRHRKRYKSPGNL from the coding sequence ATGCTTTCATTGTCTCACCAGTGCAGGTACTTTCTCTATTCGGGCAAAACCGACATGCGGAAAGGGTTTGACAGCCTATCAGGTATTGTAAGGAGCAAACTTAACGAAAACCCCATGAACGGGGACATTTTTATTTTCCTGAACCGAAACCGAAACCATGTCAAGCTCCTTTTATGGGAAGGCGACGGTTTCAGTATGTATCACAAACGCCTTGAAAGAGGGACTTATGAAATACCTGTCCATTGCAAAAATGTGACCAAATCTGAAATATCCGCCTCGGTATTGCAACTGGTCTTACAAGGGATTTCCCTTGAGTCGGTCAGGCACCGCAAAAGATATAAAAGTCCTGGAAATCTTTAA